Proteins from a genomic interval of Dehalococcoidales bacterium:
- a CDS encoding PKD domain-containing protein, translating into MRSHRFCKASLLAIAVLTALIAAIVLTGCVGILARNTPPVADFAFSPSTPQAGQSVSFTDKSIDSDGNVVSWSWDFGDSSSSSQANPNHIFANSGTYNVTLTVTDNRGTANSKTRSIAISARREITKDQAIEILVSKIIRPADAYERISAFMLSEPLQKGDTVTSESGQSYPLASKTWFVFIDDDPEAFFAHKTRYVFIDAETGSYEIKNESWPPEINSHSMWDATLKKGHLIELYSVLDSSVPISGISSTAPLGDYGDAPDGQDAYYGVTGQFPTVYATTNSRIGQAGAHALNTGEEMLGLNVSAEVDATDPADPDGVPNLVDSDSDERIFVIIEDDKAKLAFTVTVAQNAPSLERYTNGLIDFDHSGNWSKGTLGDEWVVVNHKVSVEPGSSVTIITPWFSWPNLSAIGLSPTWIRLALTREEISPNIFSNVGGWDGSGSFQYGEIEDYFAFLTDKPPIPVMAPIWPPPPPPPPPPPPPPPPPRGEPPGPTKGPCGYDINYHVIIISGGDSSKDLAMGTPIVQASVDRMADLASDQGYQSVANLGPGKGGSGENTLANIGKAFDNLAQNVKCGDYVLIYICGHGREDGGITLKGTNGSTQEVMEPTSPDGQGNSLADFLGNIPPCPDEDCDKPGACCRVTVVIESCFAGNFNAPGVTGQGRTVIGTSTDTESWATYPGGGVYTDGFDEDSRDPEADLSDPPDGLVEPGEANESAKENVEGNNQRRGKGQEPWESNQTCECKCPCQPGIDGDKWVWNNVSRRWVDQINAVPGQTVRFRLEIENTGKCRDIVEPEAVDLLPPCLEWDGHATIYLNGDRYGSGTPDRMRSTSQGVELTWDLTDLGPISPGESIAIEYDAIAQEPGINLNTFVTSAHCSYDYSNVVSDQDIAIVLVSPLEEPPLEQTLRAVLEASANSQAVETECWSTVTISFQAQDLTGGDYPVTSLILTVGGDIWHSSGPMSTVLYPGFETREAMCGQTLSIKLIATNSIGQTVTIPGEITTPIPQG; encoded by the coding sequence ATGCGGAGTCATAGATTTTGTAAGGCAAGCCTGTTAGCTATAGCCGTACTGACTGCTTTGATTGCGGCAATAGTGCTCACGGGATGCGTTGGAATATTAGCAAGGAATACCCCACCCGTCGCCGATTTCGCTTTTTCCCCATCTACACCTCAAGCTGGCCAGAGTGTTTCATTCACTGATAAGTCCATTGATAGCGATGGTAACGTTGTCTCTTGGTCGTGGGATTTCGGTGATAGTAGCAGTTCGTCGCAAGCAAATCCAAACCATATCTTCGCTAACTCTGGCACCTACAATGTTACCTTAACTGTCACCGATAACCGGGGAACTGCGAATAGCAAAACCCGGTCCATTGCTATATCGGCCAGACGTGAGATAACCAAGGATCAAGCAATCGAGATACTGGTTAGCAAGATAATCAGGCCTGCCGATGCTTACGAACGTATTTCTGCTTTCATGCTCTCAGAACCTCTTCAAAAAGGGGACACTGTCACTTCGGAAAGCGGACAGAGCTACCCGTTAGCTAGCAAGACATGGTTCGTTTTCATTGATGATGATCCGGAAGCTTTTTTTGCCCACAAGACGAGATACGTCTTCATTGATGCGGAGACCGGCAGCTATGAGATAAAGAATGAGTCTTGGCCACCAGAAATCAATAGTCACTCCATGTGGGACGCCACACTGAAGAAAGGGCATCTCATCGAGCTTTATTCTGTTTTAGATAGTTCGGTTCCTATTTCGGGTATTTCCAGTACTGCCCCGCTTGGTGATTACGGAGACGCACCTGACGGACAAGATGCCTATTACGGAGTCACCGGACAATTCCCAACGGTATATGCCACCACTAATAGTAGGATTGGGCAAGCAGGGGCACACGCTCTGAACACCGGCGAAGAGATGCTCGGTCTGAACGTGAGCGCTGAGGTTGACGCTACCGACCCGGCCGATCCGGACGGCGTCCCCAACCTTGTCGACTCCGATAGTGATGAGCGCATATTCGTCATTATCGAGGATGATAAGGCAAAGCTGGCTTTCACGGTGACCGTAGCCCAGAATGCACCCAGTTTAGAAAGATATACAAATGGCCTGATAGATTTTGACCACAGCGGCAACTGGAGTAAAGGGACTCTAGGAGACGAATGGGTGGTCGTAAATCATAAGGTTAGTGTAGAGCCGGGATCATCTGTTACCATAATCACCCCCTGGTTCTCGTGGCCAAACTTGTCTGCTATTGGGCTGTCCCCCACCTGGATAAGGCTAGCCCTTACCAGGGAAGAGATAAGTCCAAATATCTTCTCTAACGTTGGCGGATGGGATGGCAGTGGCTCGTTCCAGTACGGAGAAATTGAGGATTACTTTGCCTTCCTTACTGATAAGCCTCCTATCCCGGTTATGGCTCCGATATGGCCACCGCCGCCACCTCCACCTCCTCCTCCGCCGCCACCGCCACCACCTCCAAGGGGGGAACCACCCGGCCCTACCAAAGGACCCTGCGGCTACGACATAAACTACCATGTCATTATCATTAGCGGTGGGGACAGCTCCAAAGACCTGGCCATGGGGACGCCAATAGTGCAGGCATCAGTTGACCGTATGGCAGATCTAGCTTCGGACCAAGGCTATCAATCTGTTGCTAACCTCGGTCCTGGTAAGGGTGGGAGTGGCGAAAATACGCTGGCCAACATAGGCAAGGCTTTTGACAACCTTGCCCAGAACGTGAAGTGCGGTGACTATGTGCTTATCTACATCTGTGGACATGGGCGTGAGGACGGCGGTATAACCCTTAAAGGCACCAATGGCAGCACTCAAGAGGTCATGGAACCAACCAGCCCGGATGGTCAAGGTAACAGCCTGGCTGACTTCTTGGGTAATATTCCACCATGTCCGGATGAGGACTGCGACAAGCCAGGTGCCTGCTGCCGCGTGACTGTGGTTATCGAGTCGTGCTTCGCAGGTAATTTCAACGCCCCTGGTGTTACTGGTCAAGGAAGGACAGTTATTGGCACATCCACCGATACTGAATCCTGGGCGACCTATCCCGGCGGCGGCGTCTATACCGATGGTTTTGACGAAGATTCCAGGGATCCAGAAGCCGACCTGTCTGATCCCCCTGATGGTCTGGTGGAACCGGGGGAGGCGAACGAATCAGCTAAAGAAAACGTTGAAGGTAACAACCAGAGGCGGGGTAAGGGACAGGAACCCTGGGAGAGTAACCAGACCTGCGAATGTAAGTGTCCGTGTCAGCCGGGAATTGATGGTGACAAGTGGGTATGGAATAACGTTTCTAGGCGCTGGGTAGATCAGATTAATGCTGTGCCGGGGCAGACCGTTCGCTTCAGACTGGAGATTGAGAATACTGGCAAGTGCCGAGACATTGTCGAGCCAGAGGCAGTTGACCTGTTACCGCCCTGCCTCGAATGGGATGGCCACGCTACGATCTACCTCAACGGAGATAGATACGGCTCCGGAACGCCCGACCGGATGAGAAGTACGAGCCAGGGCGTTGAACTCACTTGGGACCTTACTGACCTCGGCCCAATCTCCCCGGGAGAGAGCATTGCTATTGAATACGATGCAATAGCCCAAGAGCCGGGTATCAATCTCAACACGTTCGTGACCAGTGCCCACTGCTCATATGACTATTCCAACGTTGTCTCCGACCAAGACATAGCTATAGTCCTGGTATCGCCTCTCGAGGAGCCACCGTTGGAGCAAACACTGCGAGCCGTCCTTGAGGCAAGCGCTAACAGCCAAGCCGTTGAAACAGAGTGTTGGAGTACGGTCACTATATCGTTCCAGGCTCAGGACCTCACTGGCGGCGATTATCCGGTGACTAGCTTAATACTGACGGTAGGAGGGGATATCTGGCACAGTTCTGGGCCCATGTCCACTGTTTTATATCCCGGTTTTGAAACCAGAGAGGCTATGTGCGGTCAAACTCTGAGCATTAAACTCATCGCGACCAACTCCATAGGTCAGACGGTCACAATACCAGGCGAGATCACGACACCAATACCCCAAGGCTAA
- a CDS encoding ribonuclease H-like domain-containing protein codes for MKQVASLVDAYLNIETTGISCLFNYITVVGIYVVNGNNSEITQLVGRQVTVGNLLGATKGVSDIYTYNGNRFAIPFIRYSLGINPVNLAGHHDLIYDCWRCNLYGGLKKVERQLNIPRQLQSITGYEAVQLWYKYLQDEDHEALSTLLEYNKEDLINLRALREILAASPG; via the coding sequence ATGAAGCAGGTGGCAAGCTTGGTTGATGCCTATCTTAATATTGAAACAACCGGCATATCATGCCTATTTAATTATATCACTGTCGTTGGTATTTACGTGGTTAACGGTAACAATAGCGAGATTACTCAATTGGTAGGAAGACAGGTAACCGTCGGTAATCTCCTTGGAGCTACCAAGGGCGTTAGCGACATCTATACTTACAATGGTAACCGATTCGCTATACCGTTCATACGTTATTCACTCGGTATTAACCCTGTGAATCTGGCTGGCCATCATGACCTTATCTACGACTGCTGGCGCTGTAATCTCTACGGTGGCCTCAAGAAAGTAGAGCGCCAGCTCAACATTCCACGGCAACTACAAAGCATTACGGGATATGAGGCAGTACAGTTATGGTATAAATACCTGCAAGATGAAGACCATGAAGCCCTGTCGACGCTACTTGAATACAACAAAGAGGATTTGATAAACCTGAGGGCTTTAAGGGAAATTCTGGCAGCAAGTCCCGGATAA